The Vigna angularis cultivar LongXiaoDou No.4 chromosome 6, ASM1680809v1, whole genome shotgun sequence genome contains the following window.
ATGTGCATGTGAATTAGCACGATATGATCCTAGGATGATCCCTATAGGTGAATTTCATATCATGTGGCGAAGATTGCATTTctcaaatgttgaattaaatgaaactaaGCCTCAGTTATCCATTAAAGATGAGTTGAAACAAGTAGAAGAACGATTCAATGAGGTTGACATTGGCGGTAAAGTCACCATCAAGCAGAAGTTACTTGAAATTGTTTGTCCTACATTGACATCAATGGTCCCTCCATTACATAAAGTCAAGACAAAGGGTGCAcaaaaaagtaaagttaaaCGAAATGAAAGGTCTACTACGCGGGATCCATCATATTTTGAGTATGTGGACGCCTTTCATTCAACCATAGAATCTTCATCTGTGAGAAGTAAATTACAATCAAAGCCAAAAGCAATGAAGAAAAGGAGAGTTCCAATGATAGACCAGTTTCATTCTACAACTCACCCCTTCATTGTGgacgttgttgatgttgtggctGATGGTCACTGTGGGTATAGATGCATTGCTGCGTTGTTGGGACTcggagaagattcatggcccGTTGTGAGGAATGAGTTGTACAAAGAACTGAGTGGATGGCGTGATGAATATGCAAGCCTAGTAGGAGGCTATGATAGACTAGAAGAACTGAGGTCCTCTTTGTTGGTGCAGTCACTGTCTGCGGTAAGTGTTTCCCGTTTTATGTAGTTTCTTTATTGCACAAAGGGTTTTTTCtaacaacttttattcataacagGCTAACACGAGCAAGTGGATGACATTACCAGACATTGGTTATGCAATTGCTAACCGATATAACGTTATCTTAGTGTGTTTGTCATACTCTCAAAATTATACTATCTTTCCACTACGTTCCACACCACCTTCTGATATCACTCAACATCGCTTAATTTGTATAGGACATGTTCATGGATGTCATTTTGTGCAGGTAAGTGCATTttgttatgaatttattttaaaattacttatcactcaattatattttgttatttgtataATGTAGGTTAAGCTACAAGAAGGTTGTCCGTTGCCCACGGTGAATATCATGTCCTCAACCCACTGTTATCCTGAGGCACGAGCGTGGTCATCTATTTATACTAGTAGGATGCACGCATTTGAACAGTTGATGGACATAACAACATCTTATGTTGACTTAGGTGAttcatgatatttatattatgtatgaaGATATGTAGAAATAcactattatattttgttatttaagtaCTTATTGTCAGTATTcatgataattatatttttattattcgtgatatttatgtagtatttatttatatatgatcatatttatattacttgttgttaattaagttcttttttttttccacttaaacatataaatatttgatcatctacataaccaatataaaagaacatgtaactcaaaatgaaaacattgaaattataagaaattataaatgtctATTACAAATACAAAGATAATTTAAAGTCCTGTAATACACAATCAGataaaggaaatataaagtcCTATCAATTAGACGTCGACCGTCTACCACGCACATGCCTCTGCTCTCTCCTAGGCGTGGAATATTCGTCGATGCCTTCATTAGCAATCTGAAGCAGGTCCACTGACACCTGATGTGCAACAGTACCCTCGGTGACATGACGACACGATATCAAGGACTGTAACATTCTCGCCATTCGCCTAAATCTAGGctgcattataattatatcaaacaattaaataaacaaggtgatcaaaatttaataatataagcaatgaaaaataatataccaGGGCGCCAGATGGTGAAGGTGGAGACGATCTACGATGGGGTCGTGCCTCCCGTGGAACATCGGGGCGTTGTCTAGGTGCAAGAGCCGGTCGCGCGTCATCTGCAGTAACAATAATATAAGGATGCGAAACCCTTCTGAACCACTGAATGTACCCATCAACACAGTCAGAAGGGGATGCTGCATGTCTGACATTACTCACAACGTGAGCTCTGAAGTGCAACCACATATGATCAATggccactacatctgcatctggaACCGTAGTCGGTGATCGTGGAATGTCTTGCTGAAACCCAAATTGCCTCAGCACACGCTCAGGCAAATGACGCCAAAGGGTGTCACCAATCCGAATCCATCTAGAATACATACAGATGCCGAAGAATGGCCGAATGCCTCGATGCCCCTCATATGGATGCCATACAACTCCACTGTATGTCAGCGCATCCAACTGTGACCGAATCTCTGCGAGAGTGGAACTCTGTCTAGGGCTCTGCCACCTCATGGCACGTGGTGTGGTATCATCGTAAGAAGTCACCAACCGCCTCCTCCCCAAGCCAGGGAAATGTTCGTATATCcaactctaaaaaaataatcattcaattaaattacatcCATGTTCGAACAtggaaataaatacatgaaataaatgTCAAAGTTATAATTGTACCTGAAATAGAGTCAAATATCCAGCCATCTGCTTTGTGGACGCGAGACTCGCATCCCCGAGCTGCTCGTACAAATAGGCGAGTGCAGCAACACCCCAGGCATATCTGCCACACGCGTGTACGTCTCTAAATAACAATAAGTAAGACACGCGTATAGAACTGGCACTCTTATTTGCAAAAATCGTACATCCTACTAGATGCAACAAATATGCTCTAGCAGCATAGTCCCAATGCTGCGACTCACACCTCTgaacatatatctctctaagccaGCTGAGTCTGACTTTCGGACCACGTGCATCCTCCATCTCAGCACCTGCTGTGCCACCATCAACGCCGAGCAGTTGCACAAGGGCTGTACGAGCCTCCTCAAACTCCAACTCCTCCAAATCACACATTTGTCCCATCACGGGCAGGTGAAGTAATGTCGAGACGTCATCAAGAGTAATCGACATCTCCCCTATAGGGAGATGGAAACTACTGGTCTCAAAATGCCACCTCTCTATGAATCCGAGGAGTAACCCCTTATCAACGTAATCATAACAAATCCCTGTAAGAGGCATCAAACTGGAATTCAACACAATGTCTTGAATTCCCTCGTGGCATGGTcctaacttatttactttttttccgTGGGAGATCAACTTCAGTGTGTCCCCTCGATCCTacacatcaatatttaataaattttctattaaaaaaataataaaataaattttctattaaaaaaataataaaataaattttatttttgcactcACCCGGCCTTGGGAAATAGCATAAGCTacatgctgaacatagtgcGTCAGCAATGAATGATCGTGTGGACCTCCAGGAAATCCAACGACATCCTCTTGTATGTCATGAACATCTGCATGCTCCTCTCCATGAGTCTCATACGCCTCATATGTTTGTTCCTCAACGGCTCGCTCCTCAGCTATCGGGTGCTGGATAGGAGCTGCCCGACTTCTACGAGCAGAAACGGTAGGTCTTCTCCGAGCTTCGCCCTGCGACGAACTCTCTCCTCGAGAACTCTCACCTCGAGAATTAAAAGATGCACCACGTGTTCTTGCCATTTCTaacaataatttgtttatttaatttcaaaaattaaaataaattattgtttcaaatatcattaataaactataaaaaatgcaattcaaaataaattaaactaataataattaatttattaacttacaacaaaaattaaataaaagaaacaattagctaattaattaaaataatatatttaaatacatttccatttaattattattacaaatacaaatttactataaataaaataaatacaaatacaaatttactaatattaaataaattaaattgataatatttattttaagaaataaaaaaaatttaaatatataaaaattttcaaatctaattcttaatcaatttatttacaaactacaaataaaaaaatttataaaatattcaaataataatctaagtcaaaaaaaaaatttaaaaacatttaataataaatatatcaaatatataaatatatatttcagttataataatttaaaaacaattaaaaaagtaaaaaaaattcagcAGAGCCgaaacggatgtgggatatccgattggccttcaacggatatcccacatccgtcGACGGAAGTCGGACATCCGTCGAAGGCAAACGGATGTCCCACATCCGTTTCAGCCTTTCCTGCACAGTAACATCGTCGACAAGCACGGGGTGAAAGACCAACCTGGGACGCAGATCTGCTCGTTTCCTCCGCACACGCTGTTTCCTCCGCACCAGTGTTGCTCCACACCAAACGATCTTCTACAAAAACGATAAACAAAGAATAAATGGAGAAACAAATGgagaaagaaatggaaaaaaatggaGAAGTTGGAGACGGAAGTGAGAAGAGCTTACGGAAGTGAGGGAGAGTTACGAAAGTGGGAAGTGAGAAGtgagagatgaaaatgaaaggTTGGTAGGTTTaggaaaaagtaaatttaaattaattaaaatattaaaataaaaaaagtaaaaaaatttaactttaggacataattggaattatataaaattgggtTAGAACATAGttggaattatataaaattggggaggtggagggagaagcatgtgggggtggagggagcaacaccccctAACTTCTCATCTTCAATTGATTTTCCACCTAAGTAACTTGGTAAACAAGTTCATTTAATGATCTAGAATGGTACAACTCCACGACATATTGAATGTCTTGATTTAACCCTCTAAGTAATTAAATGATGGTAGAGTCTAAAccttcattaattattaattttgctTTTGACAAGGGACTTTAATCTGAACTAATTATGACATTTTCATTTCacttaaattaaaagttttaaaacaactagtctaaataaaaaaaaatcacaatataTATTTGCTTTTGTTAAAAATCGAATCTCgaaatcaaatttttatctaACTTTCTCCTAAATTATTCACTCACTTTGCTTTGGTATAGGCTAATTATAACAGTTGATACCTATAATAACCATGGAAGTAATATCTTACGTACGTAGCTGTATTGAAAGCGATACTTAGTAGGAGATTGAATCTATGCATTCACAATgtcaaaattattaattgaagATAAGCTTATTGTGTTAGACCTCAAACCACACCCTACCTACTCTTCTATACTAAAACATACACGCAAtttgagagaaagaaaataaatgaaattctTTTGTATAGTGATTATCTACTTAATCttagttttttataaaaagataagGTGCTGAAAATCAAACTTGCAATTTCATACATACTATTCAAACATTTCACCTAGTGATTACTCAAATATGATGAGGTTTAGGAATTCTTTTAAggattaaattataaatttagcTATTTCACTCATTTAATGTTCAATGTTATTGGTTTATGATAATTATTTcatgaatttatgtttttcaCACTATAATTGCAAAACTTTCTTTCCTCTATAATAAATTCAACCGTCTATTGTCAATTTATTAAAGATGTTTGAAAATCATAACCACAACCTAGGAAGTCCAATTTTTTAAGAATGAATTattacataaaaacaaaatcggtTCGACAAACTTTATTTAGATGCGGTTCTAAATTTTAAACCAATTTATATCTAAATCTATATATCAACTTAATGTAAActattatctaatcacatattaTTATACATTTCTTGTTATAGTACCCTCATGGCTGTCTGATTCCAAACTCATACCGATATCATAAcacaaaattacataatatatagAAAAGGACTTTtgatacaaatataattaatttctcaCAAAATATGGTGAAGCCGTTCTATAAGTGATAGAGTCTTATCTATTTTTCTATGTCTACATATTTgttatagtttaaatatttacattacaAAAAcaatagtaattattattaaatatatatacatgttgGAAATTCGGGATGATTATCATACCATAAAGGTCCATTCATTTCAATTAACTTCATTGGATAATACTTACTTGGTCTAATTAATAGTTTAAAATGACTTCAACATtctttgaatagtaaaaagccTACCTTTAAGCATATTGTGTGCGGAGTtagaagaaatttattttattttttttgaaaaaaagtatgTTTATAAACTGTCTAAAAAGGTTGCAAAAATAATAATCCTTtctaattgtaaaaaaaaaagctattCTAAACCAGCATATACCCAAAGGCTTTTACAAAACCATCACTTTTTGTTAGAAAAT
Protein-coding sequences here:
- the LOC128197483 gene encoding protein MAINTENANCE OF MERISTEMS-like, translating into MARTRGASFNSRGESSRGESSSQGEARRRPTVSARRSRAAPIQHPIAEERAVEEQTYEAYETHGEEHADVHDIQEDVVGFPGGPHDHSLLTHYVQHVAYAISQGRDRGDTLKLISHGKKVNKLGPCHEGIQDIVLNSSLMPLTGICYDYVDKGLLLGFIERWHFETSSFHLPIGEMSITLDDVSTLLHLPVMGQMCDLEELEFEEARTALVQLLGVDGGTAGAEMEDARGPKVRLSWLREIYVQRCESQHWDYAARAYLLHLVGCTIFANKSASSIRVSYLLLFRDVHACGRYAWGVAALAYLYEQLGDASLASTKQMAGYLTLFQSWIYEHFPGLGRRRLVTSYDDTTPRAMRWQSPRQSSTLAEIRSQLDALTYSGVVWHPYEGHRGIRPFFGICMYSRWIRIGDTLWRHLPERVLRQFGFQQDIPRSPTTVPDADVVAIDHMWLHFRAHVVSNVRHAASPSDCVDGYIQWFRRVSHPYIIVTADDARPALAPRQRPDVPREARPHRRSSPPSPSGALPRFRRMARMLQSLISCRHVTEGTVAHQVSVDLLQIANEGIDEYSTPRREQRHVRGRRSTSN